The following DNA comes from Geobacter sp..
TCCATACTGTTGTAACGGAGTTTTTCCATGGCACGTATCGACGCATTGTTCAGGATGATGAAGGAACAGGGAGCTTCCGACCTGCATCTCTCCACCGGTTCGCCGCCCATCTTCCGCCTGCATGGCGAGATGGAGCGGCTCAATTTCAAGGTGCTGACCAACGATGAGCTGAAGGTCATCCTGTTCGAGATCCTCAACGATAAACAGCGGGAAGAATTCGAGACACGACGCGACCTGGATTTTGCCTACTCCGTGCCGGACCTGGCCCGGTTCCGCGGCAACATGCTGATGACGCACCGCGGGATCGCCGCGGTCTTCCGCATCATCCCGACCAAGATCCTCTCGGCCGACGATCTCGGTCTCCCCGAAGGGGTGCGCAAACTCACCATGCTGAAGAAGGGGCTGGTGCTGGTGACCGGTCCCACCGGTTCCGGCAAGTCGACCACCCTGGCGGCCATGATCGACCTGATCAACTCGACCCGGCGCGAACATATCCTCACCCTGGAGGACCCGCTGGAATTCATCCACGAGAACAAGCAGTCGCTCCTCAACCAGCGGCAGATCGGCGACCATTCCGAGAGCTTCACCGCTTCGCTGCGTGCTGCGCTGCGCGAGGACCCGGATGTCATCCTCGTCGGCGAGATGCGCGACCTGGAGACCATCAGCCTGGCCATGAGCGCTGCCGAGACCGGGCACTTGGTCTTCGGCACCCTGCATACCAACT
Coding sequences within:
- a CDS encoding PilT/PilU family type 4a pilus ATPase; translated protein: MARIDALFRMMKEQGASDLHLSTGSPPIFRLHGEMERLNFKVLTNDELKVILFEILNDKQREEFETRRDLDFAYSVPDLARFRGNMLMTHRGIAAVFRIIPTKILSADDLGLPEGVRKLTMLKKGLVLVTGPTGSGKSTTLAAMIDLINSTRREHILTLEDPLEFIHENKQSLLNQRQIGDHSESFTASLRAALREDPDVILVGEMRDLETISLAMSAAETGHLVFGTLHTNSAAKTIDRIIDVFPKDSQEQVRAMLSESLKGVVCQQLLKTADGKGRVAALEIMVGTPAIGNLIREGKTFQIPSIIQTARKDGMQLMDQHLLDLLKTKRVNPEEAYRCASDKKQFEQYLATPPA